The Trichoplusia ni isolate ovarian cell line Hi5 unplaced genomic scaffold, tn1 tig00000609, whole genome shotgun sequence genome includes a window with the following:
- the LOC113507108 gene encoding scolexin B-like has translation MLLEDRLSVAARWDFLLAELSEPLPLDGKTMVAAKLDDQPSLPEGLNVGYAGYGTDHFGGYMRSDMHKMEMAVQPEEVCKSALPEYRSKDMVCVKGRPPRFDSACSGDSGSGLVDETGRLVGIASWVQNDARSCSNGALVIFSRVSSAREWIRQVTNI, from the exons GGCCGCCCGGTGGGACTTCCTGTTGGCAGAGTTAAGTGAGCCCCTGCCTCTGGACGGCAAGACTATGGTTGCCGCTAAATTGGATGACCAACCATCCCTCCCCGAGGGTCTCAACGTTGGGTACGCGGGCTACGGCACGGACCACTTTGGT GGCTACATGCGTAGTGATATGCACAAAATGGAAATGGCGGTACAGCCTGAAGAAGTATGCAAGTCAGCATTACCTGAATATCGATCGAAAGATATGGTGTGCGTGAAAGGACGCCCGCCGCGGTTTGATTCTGCTTGCAGT GGCGACAGCGGCAGCGGTCTGGTTGACGAGACTGGTCGCCTGGTCGGTATTGCATCTTGGGTACAGAATGATGCTCGGTCATGCTCCAACGGCGCCCTAGTCATATTTTCAAGGGTCTCCAGCGCACGCGAATGGATCAGACAAGTTACCAATATCTAA
- the LOC113507107 gene encoding AN1-type zinc finger protein 5-like isoform X2, whose translation MENDPSKKESKGKRIFKKAIRRNSKSNNSSQNSSIEQGTGVSRSKSFENKHLSIDINDSTPLPTPDGTKEKADHAGQKIKLDDKTQNQECDLATQDTSADLVKNKKNVDIQENLNEVYSETPSGSNKGAKFTSPKLEIKEQRPSESDGAKKNLKRKLEEESGAGTSGASTGTSDTDADDKDPSKDKKKKNRCAVCRKKVGLTGFECRCGGLFCAVHRYSDKHECSFDYRELGAQEIRRNNPVVVSQKIHKI comes from the exons atggaaAATGACCCTAGCAAAAAAGAGTCGAAGGGGAAAAGGATATTCAAAAAAGCTATACGCCGCAATAGTAAATCTAACAATAGCAGCCAGAACTCATCCATAGAGCAAGGCACGGGCGTGTCACGATCCAAGAGCTTCGAGAACAAACATCTGTCCATCGATATTAACGACAGCACGCCGCTGCCGACACCCGACGGCACCAAGGAAAAGGCTGATCACGCTggacagaaaataaaactagacgATAAAACACAGAACCAGGAATGTGACCTTGCGACCCAGGATACCTCCGCAGATCTGgtcaagaacaaaaaaaacgtGGACATTCAGGAGAATCTAAACGAGGTGTACAGCGAGACACCTTCTGGGTCTAATAAGGGTGCCAAATTTACTTCTCCGAAACTTGAGATAAAAGAGCAGCGCCCTTCGGAATCAGACGGTGCTAAAAAGAATCTTAAAAGG aaattgGAAGAAGAAAGCGGAGCGGGAACGAGCGGGGCGAGTACTGGCACGTCGGACACTGACGCCGACGACAAAGATCCCAGCAAggacaaaaagaaaaagaataggTGCGCCGTTTGCCGCAAGAAGGTTGGACTCACAG GGTTCGAGTGCCGCTGCGGAGGGCTGTTCTGCGCGGTGCACCGGTACAGCGACAAGCACGAGTGCTCGTTCGACTACCGGGAGCTGGGCGCGCAGGAGATCCGCCGCAACAACCCCGTCGTGGTCTCGCAGAAGATCCACAAGATATGA
- the LOC113507107 gene encoding AN1-type zinc finger protein 6-like isoform X3 codes for MERESNPMETLCRSGCGFYGNPSTDGLCSVCFKEALKKKQQPPASSPSPVSAPFVATPSTPLAAAAPTVPSLPVQAQTHTDKLEEESGAGTSGASTGTSDTDADDKDPSKDKKKKNRCAVCRKKVGLTGFECRCGGLFCAVHRYSDKHECSFDYRELGAQEIRRNNPVVVSQKIHKI; via the exons ATGGAGCGTGAATCAAATCCGATGGAGACGTTGTGCCGCTCGGGGTGCGGATTCTACGGAAACCCCTCAACAGACGGACTCTGCTCAGTATGCTTTAAG GAGGCTTTAAAGAAGAAGCAACAGCCGCCGGCATCGTCACCTTCGCCGGTTTCGGCCCCCTTCGTTGCGACACCATCTACTCCGCTGGCCGCGGCCGCGCCTACTGTGCCCAGCCTGCCCGTGCAGGCACAGACCCACACAGAC aaattgGAAGAAGAAAGCGGAGCGGGAACGAGCGGGGCGAGTACTGGCACGTCGGACACTGACGCCGACGACAAAGATCCCAGCAAggacaaaaagaaaaagaataggTGCGCCGTTTGCCGCAAGAAGGTTGGACTCACAG GGTTCGAGTGCCGCTGCGGAGGGCTGTTCTGCGCGGTGCACCGGTACAGCGACAAGCACGAGTGCTCGTTCGACTACCGGGAGCTGGGCGCGCAGGAGATCCGCCGCAACAACCCCGTCGTGGTCTCGCAGAAGATCCACAAGATATGA
- the LOC113507107 gene encoding AN1-type zinc finger protein 5-like isoform X1 gives MENDPSKKESKGKRIFKKAIRRNSKSNNSSQNSSIEQGTGVSRSKSFENKHLSIDINDSTPLPTPDGTKEKADHAGQKIKLDDKTQNQECDLATQDTSADLVKNKKNVDIQENLNEVYSETPSGSNKGAKFTSPKLEIKEQRPSESDGAKKNLKRKLEEESGAGTSGASTGTSDTDADDKDPSKDKKKKNRCAVCRKKVGLTGSGFECRCGGLFCAVHRYSDKHECSFDYRELGAQEIRRNNPVVVSQKIHKI, from the exons atggaaAATGACCCTAGCAAAAAAGAGTCGAAGGGGAAAAGGATATTCAAAAAAGCTATACGCCGCAATAGTAAATCTAACAATAGCAGCCAGAACTCATCCATAGAGCAAGGCACGGGCGTGTCACGATCCAAGAGCTTCGAGAACAAACATCTGTCCATCGATATTAACGACAGCACGCCGCTGCCGACACCCGACGGCACCAAGGAAAAGGCTGATCACGCTggacagaaaataaaactagacgATAAAACACAGAACCAGGAATGTGACCTTGCGACCCAGGATACCTCCGCAGATCTGgtcaagaacaaaaaaaacgtGGACATTCAGGAGAATCTAAACGAGGTGTACAGCGAGACACCTTCTGGGTCTAATAAGGGTGCCAAATTTACTTCTCCGAAACTTGAGATAAAAGAGCAGCGCCCTTCGGAATCAGACGGTGCTAAAAAGAATCTTAAAAGG aaattgGAAGAAGAAAGCGGAGCGGGAACGAGCGGGGCGAGTACTGGCACGTCGGACACTGACGCCGACGACAAAGATCCCAGCAAggacaaaaagaaaaagaataggTGCGCCGTTTGCCGCAAGAAGGTTGGACTCACAG GCTCAGGGTTCGAGTGCCGCTGCGGAGGGCTGTTCTGCGCGGTGCACCGGTACAGCGACAAGCACGAGTGCTCGTTCGACTACCGGGAGCTGGGCGCGCAGGAGATCCGCCGCAACAACCCCGTCGTGGTCTCGCAGAAGATCCACAAGATATGA